In the Uranotaenia lowii strain MFRU-FL chromosome 1, ASM2978415v1, whole genome shotgun sequence genome, caggggttaagcgtaaggcccagcaattcggatttggaaaagcggaagcctaactgaatatttttccttaattttatacTAACTAAACTTgagaaagaaatttaatttgattttttaaataaacgatttccactatttacacgcgttttccttgaccaaattttgaccgtaacaCCCTTTACATCTACAGGCGCGCTTTTGATGTTAATGATGATCAagttaatgattatttttttaaggtggTACCTGGCAGGGGGATTTATTCGCTCAACTTTCTTCGTTGATTTTACTCttcgaaatctttattttaattttatgttctATGTGGAGGTACTTTATAAATAATTAATACTATtattattgtttcattttatttagtttcttATTGGCTCTTAATTGATTAATTTAAAGGTTTTCAAGGAATTTCTGTTGTTGGTCTTACGAGTAAATAGTTacatgataaaattggtaatgataattgatttttcccaactaaaatgttaaaaagatcTGTTCAATCTCGAATGTATTGGCCACCCTGAGAATAAGGTAAACGCCTGAAAGAAGACAAGCAGTTTGAACCTTGCAATCTTTGCTGTAATGATGCCAGATATTTTGTGTTCCTGCATTGTAGAAAATTTGCGAGAAAAGTTGTAATCTTAAatagaaatgaaataaaaactctcTTTTCGTGCTCGACCGTGCTTAAAACAAGTTGTTTTTTACCTTTAACCCGACATGGTCTGCCCAAACAAGAtccaatttatcataaattttcaataaaattaaaggaaacagcatcacagaaaatcatcaAAGACGTACTTTTATTTCCGTTGTTCGGATACAATCTTACATTTATTTTCCACTTGTACAAACGCGACTGATATCTCCAAGATTCGTTAACAGAATGACGCGCTTTACGCTGTCTCTTTCGTTCTCTCATAATTTTAGTTCTAGCTCTCATTCCATATTCTGACAGCATTACGAGTGTACACGATAAAGAACATACTTTCGATTTTTCTTAAGCGTGTTAATCATTACCAAATGCAATCATGCTTTTActcatttttggatatttatctTTCTTCCACATGTAATCACTACAGTTATGTAATGACTTTTGAAATTGGCTATATTCCCAGATTGCAACCACATCTAAACAGTGCATTGAAGTGAGATttgctgatttttaaaatttactgttaAGAAGTTATgggttattttaaatttttcttaggtgggagacatattttcaaaaaaattacagatccacaattctaaaaaaaacttacaaacaaTTATTTAAGGCTATAAATAGGCAATAAAATGATAGACTAtcacatttgatcagttttgagaccCTACAATGACCGTAACGGCGCTTAGACTgattgttcggaattaccccttgTTCATaaataattaccccacttagccCTACCAACATGGTGTCGTTATATTGATAGCTGAATGATCATTAATTATGATGATTGCCTATTTTTGgacaaatcagaactaaaaatCGTTCAAGATTTTGGATATTCCACATCAGCTTTTGAtacgtaaattttatttttataaagtttaataaatattttatgagATGACTTTGCGGCaactataaaaaattaaacagaacAAAATCTATCATCGTTATTGATCAGGTTTCTTCTTGGTGCTGCCGAGGCgttcttgaatttcttgtaaACTTAGACCTTTGGTTTCTATTACACAAAGAAGTGTGAACACAAAAGCAGCTGCACAGACAATGGCAAAAATCCAAAACGACCACTGCAAGCCAAAGGTTTCTCCGATCAGTAAGAAGAATCGAAGAGCTAAAAAGTCTAGGATCCACGTGACAGAAATGTTGATCATGTTCCCTACTGCCTTAACGTCGTGGGCAAAAATTTCCGAAGCAATGGCCCACGGAACGGGTCCAAAGCCGAAGTTGAAAATGGCAATGAAAGCAAGCATTCCCGTGAGGGGCATCCAAGATATGTTATGCTGCGGGACATCGTTCATTTGGACCATCATGAAGTATGCTCCTAAGATACCAAGACTTACTGTCAATCCCAATGCTGAGCTCATCAGAACTGGTTTTCGACCTACTCGGTCTACAAATAGAAGCGTCAACAAGCAGCTGACCACTTGTACTATACCCAACataattgttgaaatttccGGAGCTAAAGATATGTTGGCCTCGTCGAAAATCAGCTCACTATTCGACAAAATGCAATCTATTCCTGTCCATTGTTGAAACGATAGAAGGAAGAAACTAATTATTAGGGCTCGAAGGTTTGCACGATTTGTGAATAGGCTTCGCAAGACATTGGACTTCTGGTGGTCTTGTTCCTGGTGAAGGTGTTTCTTAATCAACTCTTTTTCTTGTTCGACATCTTCCACTGAATGTCCGTCACGTAGATACATCAACACCTCTGTTGCTTTATAGTCCAAATTGTTTGCCACGTAGAAGTGCGGCGTTTCCGGCATGTAATAGAACAGCACGGTGAACAATATGGTAACAGCCAAGCATATCCACTGACACACGAAATAGGACACGAATGGTCCTATGCAGTACACATACAGTATTcccactgcaaaaaaaaaacaaaaacggatgatatccttaaactgaattttaacCATCCAACGGCTACCTACACGTTTGACCTATCTGCAGAAATGACCCAAGAATTCCGCGGTACTTGTCACTGGCTATTTCTCCAATGTACATAGTGAGCGCAATCAAAATCCAACCGTTTCCGAAGCCCAAAACAAACCGTCCAACGATCATGACCGCCACCGATTTTGCCACTACTAGCAAAATCCAGCCTATCAGATGTAACGGCCCACTCAGCAAAAGCGCCAACCTGCGACCTTTCCAATCGGCCAAATATCCTGCAGCAAAGGGCCCAAAAAAGCCACCCACCGCTAGAATCGAATTGATCCACGATTGCTCAGCCTCCACTATCGGATAGCCAACCGGATTCTCCAGGGTTGAGTTGCTTAGTAGATTGGCAAACATCGGCGATGGCCACCCGAGTGCCGTCCCCATACCAATGGCTGAGATATTGGCTTCAAAGAATTAGATCAGTTACATAAATAACATGAACTTAGAAGTGTTTCGGTGCAATCTTACCAACGGCTGCTACCAGGAACTCCCGAAATGTTGCCTTTGACCGATGCATTGTGCTTCCGCTGTTTGAATGGCCGCTCTAGTGAAAGCGTACATTCACTCGCAAACATCGGTGGTGGGAACAACTGATATGGCAAATATTCATTAGACAGAACACAGCCATCTTTCCCGTTCATATGATACTGGGAACACAGTTGAAGTGGTTTGGAAAACGTGATTCCAGCTTTGAACAGGGGCGTTATCGAGGTATTCTCGgcttttttttgtccttttttgaaGTATGTCTTTATTCgcaccaattcatcattacatttatattacattgttacattaaattaggtgttcagttcaataatgaactgtcctgagccctatagtttagtaatcactaaaatttatttattcgacttaaatttgctgagcgcaatcaagtatttaatgtaggagaacattctttaatgtcaaaaatattttaaacttacaactaaaaactatcctaaaattaaactaattaaaaaaaggacgaatctctgcgatggaagacagcatcgatttgcctctgaagttggagaagATGTtgatctcttcgatagattcaatgcccgcaatccgatgaagatcttcggtgctgtgccaaggtggaagccgcaaaatcattttcagaaccttgttctgagtCCTCTGgatcagagatgttaaaatcgcgagtctacatactcgcacttagCCCTTCTTTgcaaaacgattttatttcgttaaactcaaactgcaatgatgctatcgaaagttcaactcggaaagcatcaggaagtaagcttcgggtaaactcggcaggaggaaacagcaatcgggggaaacatcagtcatggaaatttgtagaaaaagttctcggattgaccgctgtgtggcgcttcaagcacttgattcccaatttttttagttcgttttgttgctcaactataatcaaactttctgtcaaaatttggcgaaatttcatcaagatttgtaaaagttatgtaagatttaatacatgtccattcgagaaatcgagtagttttatactaaactagaatgagtaaaataattatgaattgtgtactcattTATTTAGATTTGAAGACAACTGacaactgaataatttaaatgatatttcaacatgggtgtacggaatattttttatatgttggttatccaccatgggtgcacggatacaccgcagtttctgcccaagtatgtattcacatgcattcttagattattaggttcgacaaactTCCAATggaagttcacttacaggtattgcggcacccgtgtatatacctgaccaactggcaactgattgaacattcttattataagaggaaacacatcttacctgtcggcaacttatggggtttgaagcccagagttttcttgccgataccgggaatcgaacccagtacgcctggcatacctagaccagactcgcgccagcctatctgataaaccacatcggcgctaagatatttcaacatgggtgcacggattggcAGTAAATTTGCcgttgaaaattatatagaaataaatagttttcaacttgcttcagaacacaaaatatttttgagttagatatgataggtatttgaaatgcaatattgatttgaaaaacttttaggggaaaacaaatcaacgtgtatatttgacaatgttgattcattatttttattttcactggtTTCCGtcacacgacataacttgatgcatacaattcctaaaattctctcggtccatggtaaccgttttccaatttcttggatgtttatcagatcttatcagataaatatacgattgcaaaaacctttttttaaattataaataaataaatttattatttcgagatataattaaaatattttttttccgggaatgaaaaacggaacttaaaataaaaatcgttattttaatcattatgtctcaacatgaaagacatggtttcaactttggtttagttaagatttgtaaaaatgctttttaaaaatttgcaaaaagtccaatatttgattaaaacgcagtGAACCCGTGCACctatagtgaaaaaccatgtatttaacacaatttttcaattgaatctatacaagtctttattctttacctttaacgtgcaaaaaaattgattttggattaatggcggtgaatccgtgcacccatggtgaattgctctacttatagaaaaagtatgcttcaaaacctacaatctCAGGTATAATTAataggcaacgtgttgaaaaatttcagagcggtggatactagaaaatatctactaaaacaaaatttaagtgaaaccgtgcacccatggtcaatacccatagcaatctaacatgattttataattaatttgataatgtgttttaattttttggtaattatttgaaatattcattttatgacatacacgcattcgccaactatgcgaaaatgaggtgattctgtgcacccatggtgaaaaaatatttccattttataatacttacttacttacactgaacaaaatcgggctataaGGTTTATTGGGAATTCTAGTGATTTCgcactaaaggaaaatccaatactttttatcagTTAGACGCATGATTTAATTTATAAGAAATTCCAATGAATAAAATAGAGagcaaaactaataaattttattgtttaacCTTGTGTAATGAATCGTTCTATCATGGTAATAAAATATGCCtggtatttcaaattattttattctaatttctcATCATGAATAAATTCACAAATTTATCTCGATGTTTAACATTTATTGCAGcaatctaactttaaaaaatacttcCAGAAATAGATAATTTAAACTGCACTGCACTTTAACACTTCTTGTTATACAAATGGGATGCAGCTACTTTGCGTGATGCATGTTTATCCGGCGCAAAACCCTGATTCAGTCTGGGGTGCTGACGACGAACAAACTTGTCGAGAAGTTTCCTGTTCCAGATGCAATTTATGACTCCTTTATATCCGCTCGACTCGGCATATTCGAATCATTGAACACATTGAATTTTAAACACGATTCACACAATTTTACGTTTTTCGGGTGAGTTcatgttttctgaaaaaaaatccgcatatagaatttcaaaagaaataagtcttcaaaaaatatgaattaccTATGGCAAAGAACAGAACTGTGCTCGAGATCGTGCTTTCTGAGCTCCGGGGCGGTTTTTCTGCGCTGTTGTCCGGCATTCCAAGGCCCACAATGATTTACCTGTTGGGATAAATTCCAAAATATTAACAACCAAGCCGTTCAGCCATTAAATCTTTTCGCGGTTCCACTTACCTTCATAAATTTTTGGCTAATGTCGCGGCGATGGAGTTCAGCTGGTTAAATCTTATGGCGAAACATTACTGGTACCGAAGTacaaataaaatcgttcttctGGGTTTGTTTCCCGAACAATAATGAAACCTGTTTCTTCTTAACCAACGATTCAGTCTCGATAATATGTATATAaacttcaaaatgatgaaatgtAAAGGAATTTTATATACATTTCGCTAGGTATAACAAGTGACTGAAATTCATtggatttttctgtattttgtaTTGGATTTATTGTTAACTTCTATCACACACTGAACGTTAAAATTCATTGGATTGACCCTTTAAACTTTATTGCCAGATTTCGTTCAGtgtacttaatgatcccgcgccgatcctccggtgcatagggccgtggtaaaagacctccactgttgacgatccggagccagcgtcttcacctggtcccagtcaagattttcgtcgacagttcggatttcagcggctaggcttcgccgccacgagtttctgggcctgcctcttcttcgatgaccttctggattccaatctagcgcctctctgcaaatctcgttttcatcttttcgcagcgtgtgcccaatccatctccacttacgttctcgaatctcgatttctagcgccctttgatgacaccggcgatgtagttcctcattcgagatccagttgccaggccaccaagcgcggatgatattccgcaggcagcggtttacaaatacttgcagttttcgcgtcgtcaccgcatatgtgcaccaagtttcgcacccgtacagcaatacggatttgacgtttgagttgaagattcggatttttgttcgtagagagatctggcgtgaccgccagatgtttcggagactcgcaaacgcaaatcgggcctttctgatccgggtttcgatgtctttcctggtaccaccatcaggcgttatctggctaccaagatactggaagcactccactttctc is a window encoding:
- the LOC129738902 gene encoding facilitated trehalose transporter Tret1-like is translated as MHRSKATFREFLVAAVANISAIGMGTALGWPSPMFANLLSNSTLENPVGYPIVEAEQSWINSILAVGGFFGPFAAGYLADWKGRRLALLLSGPLHLIGWILLVVAKSVAVMIVGRFVLGFGNGWILIALTMYIGEIASDKYRGILGSFLQIGQTLGILYVYCIGPFVSYFVCQWICLAVTILFTVLFYYMPETPHFYVANNLDYKATEVLMYLRDGHSVEDVEQEKELIKKHLHQEQDHQKSNVLRSLFTNRANLRALIISFFLLSFQQWTGIDCILSNSELIFDEANISLAPEISTIMLGIVQVVSCLLTLLFVDRVGRKPVLMSSALGLTVSLGILGAYFMMVQMNDVPQHNISWMPLTGMLAFIAIFNFGFGPVPWAIASEIFAHDVKAVGNMINISVTWILDFLALRFFLLIGETFGLQWSFWIFAIVCAAAFVFTLLCVIETKGLSLQEIQERLGSTKKKPDQ